One genomic segment of Arthrobacter sp. Marseille-P9274 includes these proteins:
- the pglW gene encoding BREX system serine/threonine kinase PglW → MKAGSNHWIEMGPAATPAEQLALDRFRELLPDDGVTYAWPNVTFLSQDGRTNEVDVLLLTKQGLFVVELKGWHGTISGNQQNWQHIAPNGVRRYERNPYILTEAKAKRLAGLLKMKAPSSAQKTVPFVKALVVFHGQDSQIKLDELGQTGVFALDGYSVKGLHGKSFSDFLKAPVLDEKALVDLQRCKQIRALLEASGLKPTPKTRFVGQYSIDKADPLGEGPSWQDLKAGHPDLPGVYRRIRLFDIAPGSSAAARAEIEQSARREVKMTQGIVHEGIVTPMEFLNDAAGPALVFSYDDGEQSLEDFLVSDGASLGFDDRLNLIRNIGETLRFAHRRHLRHRTLTPKQVFVRRGGTSLRTKIRDWYTGSKSRSTATATATYTMTSMGTQAPKDLISQGSWTYLAPETLRGGQDLPDVPLDVYGLGALAYLILGSKAPAATMAELEKTLSEQGGLSLASHNDIAEPFVDVVYNATRAVESDRTASIDIFLQQLDEAIEKFTAPEPGEKPVAPNPLDAGRGSIIGDRFEVKARRGSGSTGVAFEVDDYATEREGVILKVAKDDSAASRLRVEAEVIQALDSPRIVKLIEGPIHVDGKTALILSDAGAETLASRIEAEGRATIEQLESYASDLFDAVAHLDAAGIFHRDIKPSNLGIKRDSKTRKPRLVLFDLSLAREPLTAIDSGTRGYLDPFLGQGRRRQYDKAAELYSVAVTLFEMATATMPWWSEGDASPASATDTVVVADSLFEASVAKNLGQFFTKALNPDSLKRFPDLESLALAWRENFKNLAGPSGEEEPDNPSLDRLAEAATLDTPLPQSGLSARALSAASRLDVSTVGELLGTSPMIINSIRGQGEQTRKEIQRRIRAWRSRLLSAGTTGHQHRQPAGEDRSIETLLQSLVPTPTKVNAADVFTQRLLLGIPTARPSGALDDLVVTDTHWPTVKDLANEVGVTSSRISQLVDGAAKRWSGRKDLPAVVDEISEIISAEGGVAELSEVAAALLARHGSSAIGSGRARLAAGLVRAAYETDLRSTDPQLYIRRDRQTGRVVVAAMAAVEKFRLDPDHLLDYAQQLGSKADELVMVVKDAEIPLVAGATARSALRSIEDHGLSLTDERIIRLAVAASSRTALSGRGELYEVSLPAEEAVVIALREAVVRELSEPGLRRRVTSRFPLITEIPKRPGLDKLVQRALPDMRWDQNRYTVVDKHGQTSVAGSSTYTFIASGSVSELERRLRDSLDRKSALTLAAHPRDYLKAASTLAQRFGVKRIDIAAEVLRVIKSTARQADVSWELVLRSDSEPKSSGDFTNLTRLAQAAIRPMWGEMMQVPGPVLLTNIGPLIRYGFGPDVSKLLDLSHQRPAARWILAHRRGYDETPKVDGKPVPMGPDGWIDMPRNLSDLLTTNDLNSSRKETA, encoded by the coding sequence ATGAAAGCTGGTTCAAATCATTGGATCGAGATGGGTCCAGCGGCGACGCCGGCAGAGCAGTTGGCACTTGACCGGTTTCGTGAGCTCCTTCCGGACGACGGCGTAACCTACGCGTGGCCCAACGTCACATTCCTCAGCCAGGACGGCCGTACCAATGAAGTAGACGTCCTCCTGCTGACCAAGCAGGGTCTGTTCGTCGTCGAGCTCAAGGGCTGGCATGGAACGATTTCCGGGAACCAGCAGAACTGGCAGCACATTGCGCCCAACGGTGTCCGCCGTTACGAACGCAATCCCTACATCCTTACCGAGGCCAAGGCCAAGAGGCTCGCAGGGCTGCTCAAAATGAAGGCGCCCTCGAGTGCACAGAAGACAGTCCCGTTCGTCAAAGCCCTAGTTGTGTTCCACGGACAGGATTCCCAGATAAAGCTGGATGAACTAGGCCAAACCGGCGTCTTTGCCTTGGATGGCTACAGCGTCAAAGGACTTCACGGGAAATCGTTCTCTGATTTCCTCAAGGCACCTGTCCTCGACGAAAAGGCGCTCGTTGACTTGCAACGGTGTAAGCAAATCCGCGCGCTCCTTGAAGCCTCAGGGCTCAAACCGACTCCCAAGACAAGATTTGTCGGTCAGTATTCAATCGACAAGGCCGACCCCCTAGGCGAGGGGCCCAGCTGGCAGGACCTAAAGGCCGGCCACCCGGATTTGCCCGGCGTATACCGGCGTATCCGCCTGTTTGACATCGCGCCAGGTTCATCAGCTGCAGCACGGGCAGAAATCGAACAGTCTGCGCGCCGCGAGGTCAAAATGACCCAGGGCATTGTGCATGAGGGCATCGTAACTCCGATGGAATTCCTCAATGACGCTGCCGGGCCAGCTCTGGTGTTTTCTTACGACGACGGCGAGCAGTCCCTGGAGGACTTCCTCGTCTCGGACGGTGCCTCTCTCGGTTTCGATGATCGGCTGAATCTCATCCGAAACATCGGCGAGACCCTGAGATTTGCCCACCGGCGCCACCTGCGCCACCGCACGCTGACCCCCAAACAGGTCTTTGTCCGCCGGGGCGGGACCTCTCTCCGTACGAAAATCCGGGACTGGTACACCGGATCCAAGTCACGCAGCACCGCCACAGCCACTGCGACCTACACGATGACGTCCATGGGAACCCAGGCACCCAAAGACCTCATCAGCCAGGGCTCCTGGACCTATCTGGCTCCCGAAACTTTGCGCGGGGGTCAGGACCTGCCAGACGTACCCCTCGACGTCTACGGCCTGGGTGCGCTTGCATATCTCATCCTCGGCAGTAAGGCGCCCGCTGCCACAATGGCCGAGCTGGAGAAAACGCTCAGCGAACAGGGCGGCTTGAGTCTGGCCAGCCACAACGACATTGCGGAGCCGTTCGTCGACGTCGTATACAACGCAACCCGGGCCGTCGAAAGTGATCGAACGGCTAGCATCGATATCTTCTTGCAGCAGCTTGACGAAGCGATCGAGAAATTCACGGCTCCCGAACCCGGCGAAAAGCCGGTGGCCCCCAATCCACTCGATGCAGGCCGCGGCAGCATCATTGGCGACCGGTTCGAAGTCAAGGCCCGACGCGGCAGCGGTTCCACAGGTGTCGCCTTCGAAGTGGATGACTATGCGACAGAACGCGAAGGCGTCATCCTCAAGGTAGCCAAGGATGATTCGGCAGCATCCCGACTCCGCGTCGAAGCCGAAGTCATCCAAGCTCTTGACAGCCCGCGGATCGTTAAGCTGATCGAAGGGCCCATTCATGTAGATGGCAAGACGGCTTTGATCTTGAGCGACGCAGGGGCTGAAACCCTGGCCTCTCGGATCGAGGCCGAGGGTCGCGCAACCATCGAGCAGCTGGAATCCTATGCTTCCGATCTGTTCGATGCGGTGGCCCACCTTGACGCGGCCGGGATCTTCCATCGGGATATCAAGCCTTCCAACCTCGGCATCAAACGCGACTCCAAAACCCGCAAGCCCAGGCTCGTCCTGTTTGACCTCTCGCTGGCGCGCGAACCTCTGACTGCCATCGATTCGGGTACGCGGGGTTATCTCGATCCGTTCCTGGGGCAAGGCCGGAGGCGCCAGTACGATAAAGCCGCCGAGCTTTATTCGGTTGCGGTCACGCTGTTTGAAATGGCAACGGCGACCATGCCGTGGTGGTCGGAGGGTGACGCCTCGCCGGCGTCTGCCACAGACACCGTCGTCGTGGCAGACAGCCTATTCGAAGCCTCGGTGGCCAAGAATCTCGGGCAGTTCTTCACGAAGGCCCTGAACCCGGATTCGTTAAAGCGATTCCCGGATCTCGAATCACTGGCCCTCGCTTGGAGGGAGAACTTCAAAAACCTGGCAGGACCAAGTGGCGAGGAGGAGCCAGACAATCCGTCGTTGGACCGCCTTGCAGAGGCGGCGACACTCGACACTCCTCTCCCCCAATCGGGCCTCTCGGCTCGGGCGCTCTCCGCGGCCTCTAGGCTGGACGTCAGTACAGTCGGCGAACTACTCGGCACCTCACCGATGATCATTAACTCGATCAGGGGCCAGGGCGAGCAAACGAGAAAAGAAATTCAGCGCCGTATCCGTGCCTGGAGATCACGCCTATTGTCTGCTGGAACAACTGGCCATCAGCACAGGCAACCCGCAGGTGAAGACCGGAGCATCGAAACCCTGCTGCAGTCGCTCGTTCCTACACCAACCAAGGTCAACGCGGCAGATGTCTTTACCCAACGGTTGTTGCTCGGCATTCCGACTGCTCGGCCCTCTGGAGCCTTGGATGATTTGGTAGTCACCGACACGCATTGGCCGACGGTCAAGGACCTGGCGAATGAGGTCGGAGTTACAAGCAGCCGTATTTCCCAGTTGGTGGACGGAGCAGCCAAACGCTGGTCTGGACGCAAAGACCTGCCTGCTGTCGTTGACGAAATATCCGAAATCATTTCCGCTGAAGGCGGTGTGGCAGAACTTTCAGAGGTTGCCGCTGCACTGTTGGCTCGACACGGTTCGTCCGCGATCGGTTCAGGCCGTGCGCGCTTGGCTGCCGGGCTGGTCCGCGCTGCCTATGAAACTGATCTTCGCTCCACCGATCCACAGCTTTACATCAGGCGGGATCGGCAAACCGGCCGGGTCGTGGTGGCTGCTATGGCGGCAGTGGAAAAGTTCCGGCTGGACCCTGATCACCTCCTCGACTATGCCCAGCAGCTCGGCTCCAAAGCGGATGAACTCGTAATGGTGGTCAAAGACGCAGAAATCCCGCTTGTCGCGGGGGCAACGGCACGATCCGCTCTGCGTTCCATCGAAGACCACGGCCTCTCGCTGACTGACGAGCGAATCATTCGGCTGGCCGTCGCAGCCTCGAGCCGCACCGCGCTGTCCGGCCGAGGTGAGCTGTATGAGGTCAGCCTTCCTGCCGAGGAGGCAGTAGTCATTGCACTGCGGGAAGCAGTGGTGCGGGAGCTCTCCGAGCCCGGCCTGAGACGACGGGTCACCTCAAGGTTCCCCCTCATCACGGAAATCCCCAAACGGCCCGGGCTGGATAAGTTGGTCCAACGTGCCTTGCCGGATATGCGATGGGACCAGAACCGCTATACCGTCGTTGACAAGCACGGCCAGACTTCGGTCGCAGGCTCCTCCACCTACACCTTCATTGCTTCAGGATCGGTTTCCGAACTGGAGCGGAGGTTGCGGGACTCGCTGGACCGGAAGTCTGCATTGACACTCGCTGCACATCCGCGGGACTACCTCAAAGCTGCTTCCACGCTCGCCCAGCGCTTTGGGGTGAAACGGATCGATATTGCCGCAGAGGTGCTCCGCGTAATCAAATCCACTGCCAGGCAAGCAGATGTCAGCTGGGAACTGGTGCTCCGCTCTGACTCCGAGCCGAAGTCATCGGGCGACTTTACCAACCTCACCCGATTGGCGCAGGCAGCAATCCGCCCGATGTGGGGTGAGATGATGCAGGTACCCGGTCCGGTGCTCTTGACCAATATTGGTCCATTGATCCGCTATGGCTTCGGTCCCGACGTCTCCAAACTTTTGGATCTCTCGCACCAACGCCCTGCGGCCCGTTGGATTCTAGCCCACCGGCGAGGGTACGACGAGACACCCAAGGTAGATGGCAAGCCGGTACCCATGGGCCCGGACGGGTGGATCGACATGCCGCGTAATCTTTCTGATCTGCTCACAACCAACGACCTCAACTCATCACGGAAGGAAACCGCATGA